Below is a genomic region from bacterium.
AATTTTTCTCGTACCATCTTTTTAAGATTCTCATCAATAGGGATATTTTCTGTTTTTGCAATACGCCTTTCGTGCATTTCAAACCATATATCAGTAAGAATTTGTTCTCCTTCCCGTATATCCGGAATTGAAGGTCTGCTTTTGAGAATTTCCTCAACTCGTTCCAAATTATTTTGTTTCAGAGCAACCTGTGCTTCTATAATTTTTATTCTTCCATAATTGCGTATCTCAGAAGATAAATTATTTATAATTTTCAGTATCCCTTCGTATTTCTCCAGTTTAATTAAAACATTACAACACTCTACAATTAAATCAACTACATCCGGTGCCATTTCAACTGCTTTTATTAACAAATCACCTGCTTCCTCAATATGGTTATTTTTTCTCGCTAATATTCCTAAATTACGATATACCAAGGCAGATGGTTCTCGTTCCAATGATTTTTCCCACGAGTTTTTTGCTTTTTCAAAATTCCCCTGGCTATAATACATAATTCCAAGATGTAACCATGACAACCAGTGGTCATTTTGGGGATGTTTAACTGCTTTTTCAAGAATATCTTGCCATTGTTTTTGAATCATCCATCCGTAAATTTTCTCTTTTGGAGAGACATAAGGGACTAAACCGCTTATCAACAATTCAAGATACATTTCCTGTTCTTTTTTCAAACTAACATCATCAAATATCAATGCTTTTGAACAAAAAGATGGTTCATTATATTTTTCTCTTCTTATTCGCTCTAAAGTACCCCAACCAGAACCTCTCTGTATAATCTCATCAGGAGTTTTGTTTGCCATTTTTGTTGTCTCTTTAAGTATTAAGTCCAATTTATTTTCTGGCATTAAACTTTTAATTTTTTTATCTACTGAATTATATGCCTCTTTCCAATTTTTGCCATGGACTACTTCTGGAGTACATTCCATAAGACCGTATGCTTCTAACCATGCCCATTCAGCACCAGCAGGCATCTGTATATATTCCGATTGAGTTTGAGTCAAACCTGCCTGAATTTCAATATAAGCTGACCCAGGAACAGATAAAAATTCCTGCCAGGACCTTCCACCTTTATGCATCCCCCATACAAAAAGTTTTCTTCCATAAAGTCTTTTAGTAGATGTTTGTATAAGTCCTTTTCCCTCTTTGTCAAGAGAAGTTATCCATGGTTGTGACTCTGGTTTGATATAGTAAAAGCTATCTGCTGAGTGGTTGAAATTAACTGGGTAAGATAAATCAATACCATCAATAGCCCCATCAGGAGACATAGAAACAATACTTTTATTTCCTTTATAATCCCTTTTAAGAATTGACTCAGCAGGAACAATTACGCGTGTATCAGGGGTTTCAGGAACTGCTATATTAGACCACCAATACATAGGAACTTCATTTTCATTTGGATTAACTATTTTCACCCGCACAAATAGGAAATCCGAACCATCTGGTAGAAAAGCATCTATTTGAAAAGGAACCATTCTTACTCGTTCCCATTCATACATCCTTAAAACAGGAGTTCCATCATCCATTTTTAATTTACTTACATAAAGAGGTGAACAGGTAAAAACAGAATGTCCATGGAGACCTATGTTCCACTCCACACCACCACTGAACCACGCATTTCTTATGGCTAAATTACATGGCTGAAAAACAGGATTTGTATAAAGTAGTTCTCTCTTTGCTTTTTTATGAAATAGAGACCAGAGTCTACCACCAAACTCTATTAAAAAGGTCGCTTTAAGTATATCGTTTTCAAGAACTACTGTTTTAAACTCAGTTATTTTCTTTTCTCTATTATAATTGTTTTGAAGAGTATAGGGTAGACATATATCTAATGGCGGTAATGGACTATCTGGACCAAGTTTTGCAGCAGGCATAATGTAATTTTCTAATCTTAACTCACTCATTTTTTAACTCCATAATAGATTTTTAAATTGAAAAAGAAAAATCTAAACATTCTTTCAGCCATTTTACACCTATCAAATTCATATTTTTTATTTCTTTTACTTCTTTAATGTTGCTTTCAGGAATAATTGCCCTTTCAAATCTAAGACGGGAGCATTCTTTTATTCTTGATATTATCTGCCCAACAGGTCTTATTTCACCAGTCAAAGCAATTTCACCTATAAAAATAGTATTTTCAGCAGGAGATACATCTTTGAAAGAAGAAATAGCCGAAATTGCAACTGCAAGGTCTGAACCTGTTTCTGTAATTTTGAAACCACCACCTACATTCATAAAAACATCATAAGTTGAAAAATTAAAGTTAAGTTTTTTTTCAAGAACTGCAAGAACAAGAGAAATTCTATTATAATCAAGTCCTGTTACTGCTCTTTTGGGAATTCCATAATAAGTTGGAGTGATAAGTGATTGAATCTCTACAATAATTGTTCTTTTCCCTTCCTGAGATGGGAAAAAAACAGCACCTGGAAGTGTTTTTCTGTCCTGGGATAAAAAAATTGTTGATGCATCAGGTATTTCCTCCAATCCATCTTCTTCCATTGAAAATACACCAATTTCATCAGTTGGACCAAATCTATTTTTTATTGCTCTTAAAATTCTTAAATTTGTTTTTGTCTCGCCCTCAAAATACAAAACAGTATCAACCATATGTTCAAGTAATTTTGGTCCTGCAATTATCCCTTCTTTTGTAATATGTCCTATTATAAATGTTGATATATTTTTTCTTTTTGTGTAATTGAAAAGAAAATTTGCATTTTCTTTAACCTGAGTTACAGAACCAGGAGTTGTTGGAATATCAGGGTTGTAAAGTGTCTGAATAGAATCAATTACTAAAAAATCTGGTTTCATTTTTTCAAGAGCATTTTTAACAGAATTTATATCATTTGAAGAAAGAATATATAAATTGTCAAAATTTATTTTTATTCTCTCACATCTTAATTTTATTTGATTTTCTGATTCTTCTCCACTTACATAAAGAACCTTCATATTTGAATTTGAGATTATTCCTGAAATTGTAAGAAGTAAAGTTGATTTTCCAACTCCTGGATTACCTGCAATTAAAATAAAACTTCCTGGAACAACACCTCCGCCTAATACCCTATCAAATTCCTCTATTTTTGTTTTTATTCTTGGTTGTTGCTCAATTTTAATTTCTGTTATCTTTTTTGGTTGTATTATTCCTTCCTGTTGTATTTTTGTTTTTATATTGACTTCCTGAATAAAAGTATTCCAATTGCCACAGTCAGGACATCTTCCAAGCCATCTAATTGATTGGTACCCACATTCAGAACAAACATACATTGTCTTTTCTTTCATTTATCACCTATTAGTATTTAAGACACAAAGAGTATATTGCTGTGTCCACTAAACTTTTTGGTGGATATAAAATAAAATTCCCCATACCTCGTTGTGCTATCTGGGAGACGATGACGTACCAATTCTAAGGCACAAGGTAAGCAACTTTAGTCGGTTTTACAAAGAAGCATAGGGGAATGTATTTGGAACTTAATACTTTTAGTTCCTTTGGAACTGAGTATTTGTATTGCTTCTATGTAAAATTATCTACCCCTAAAGAATAATTTCCAGGGATGTGCTTTTATATCTTTAATTAAACCAAGAACTTCATTATATAACTCATCACTTTTAACAAATTTTCCGATACTTCCCTGTCCTTCATTCACATAGTTAAAGAGAGAATTTATGTTTTCTGTAATATCTGTAAAACTTTCTGCCGATTCTTTCAGTTTTAGAGTCGTATCCTGTAAATATTCCATTTCTACTTTTATCTGATTTAATAGGTTCTCTTCGTTCATAATTTGAGCAATAAGTCCTTTATTTTGTAAATTTTCAAAAAATGTATTTATTTCATCTGCTGTACTTCCTATTTTGACAACTGTTTCTTCTATATCCTGAGATGTTTTTGCAAATTTTCTTATTTCTTTGCTTGTTTTTTCAATTTCATCTTTACTTGTAAGAATAAGAAAATTCGTATTATTAATTAGTTCTTCTATTTTTGGAGAATTTTTTGTTATAATATCCCTTATTTCTAAGTTTGTTTTATCCACTGATGTGGAAAGGTCATCAACTTTGCTTAAAACTGAATTCATTTGTTTAACCGCTAAAGAGGTATCACCTATTATTTCTTTAACATTTTTTTGAATTTCTATATCAGATGTTAACTTTCTTAAATCAACTAAAACATTATTTAAATTCAAAATTATATCCTGCCCAATTGTTGCAAATTGCTCTAATGATATAGGATTTACTCCTTCAATAATTTCTCCAGCAGCTAAATATTGTTGTTCTGACGAAGGGATAATTTCAACATACTTTTCTCCTATTATTCCTAATGTTCTGATTGTTATAACACTTCCTTTCCCCACTTTTACATTTCTCCTTAATGTTAAAGTAACCAAAACTTTTGGTCTTTCCTTTGCAAGAATTTGAATATTTTTAACTTCTCCAACCATTACTCCACTTAATCTAACAGGAGAACTAATATCAAGTCCACCAATATAGTCAAACATAACTCCAATTTCATAAGTTCTCCATTGTCCTTTTTTTGTTTGACTGAAAATAAATATAAAAATTAACAAAATTGTAATTATCGCAAACAACCCAACTTTAAATTCAAGTGATAGGTTTCTTTTATTCATTTTTACCCTCCATTTCAACAAAACTTCTAATTAACGGGTGATTACTTTTTTCTCTAAGAAAATCAAAAGTTCCAATTTCAACAATTTTCCCATTTTCAACAAGTCCAATTCTATCAGATATTTCTCTTGCTAATTTAATATCATGTGTAACTATTACATCAGTAGTATTGAATTTTAAATGAATTTTTTTCATAAGAGAAGTTATATTTGAACTTGTTATTGGGTCAAGTCCTGTTGTTGGTTCATCATAAAATAAAATTTCTGGTCTTGAAATTAATGCTCTTGCAATTGAGACCCTTTTTTTCATTCCTCCTGAAAGTTGTTCAGGCATAAGGTCCTCAACTCCTTCAAGTCCAACATTTTCAAGAACTTCAATAGCCATTTTTTTAATTTCCTCTTTGCTTTTATCTGTATGGTAAAGGTAATAAAAACCAACATTTTCCCATGTAGTAAGAGAATCAAAAAGTGCTGAATTTTGAAAAACCATACCAATTCTACTTCTTATTTCTCTTATTTTTTCTTCTGGCAAATTTAAAATGTTCTGCCCATTAATAAAAATTTCCCCTTCCACCGGTTCTATAAGTCCAATTATTGTTTTTATAAGTACTGTTTTCCCACATCCAGAACTTCCAACAAGAACAATTGATTCTCCCTTTTCAACAGAAAGGTTTAACATATCAAGAACAACTTTCGCTTCAAATACAACTTTTAAGTTCACTACTTTTATTATTTCCATTAGACAAAATAGAAGATGCCCGTTAAAATTAAATTAGTAAGAATTATTAGGAAAAACGATTTTACAACTGCAGATGTTGAAGCATCTCCAACTCCTTCTGCTCCTCCTTTTGCTTTAAGTCCTTCATAAGAAGAAACATTTATTACAACAATTGCAAATACAATAACTTTTATAAAACCAACAAGAAAATCCTTATATGAAATAAACCTGAAACTTTGATAAAGAAATTGTCCTGATGGAATTTTTATAAGAAAAACGCCAATTAAAAATGCCCCACCAATTGCAAGAAAAAAACTTATTACAAAAAGTGCAGGAAGAGAAAAAATCCCTGCTATAACTCTTGGACTTATTAAATAGGAAACAGGGTCAATAGCAAGAACTTTTAATGCATCTATTTGTTCTGTTATTTTCATAACCCCTATTTCAGCAGCAATTGAAGCACCTACTCTCCCAGCAAGAGTGAGAGCAACTAATACAGGTCCCAATTCTCTTGCCATTGATAACCCTACAAGTGCCCCTGAATACGTTTCTGCCCCAAATGCTTTTAATGTATGCCCAATTTCCATAACAAGAATCATTCCTGTAAATATAGCAATAACACCTACAAGTGGTAATGAATTAATACCAATTTCCTCAATATGTTTTAATATATTTTCTCTTTTTCTCTCTGTAAATGCCTTTTTAAGTGAATTCCCTATAAGAAGGATAAGAGAACCAAAATAATAAACAGGAGCAACAATTTTTTTACCAAAATTTTCTATAAAATTTTTCATTTATTCTCTTTTGGTATAATTTTCAAATCTTGTGTATTCTTTTATGAAAGTAAGGTTGACAGTTTCGGTAGGTCCATTTCTCTGTTTTGCTATGATAAGGTCAACAATTCCAGGTTTTTCAGAGTCCTCTTTTTTATAATAATCATCTCTGTAAAGTAATAAAACAACATCAGCATCCTGTTCTATTGAGCCACTTTCTCTCAGGTCTGAAAGATGTGGTTTTTTATCTTCTCTTTGTTCTGTTGCCCTGCTTAATTGAGAAATAGCAATAACAGGTATATTTAATTCTCTTGCAAGTGATTTTAAAGATGCAGAAATTTCAGTAATTTCCTGCTGTCTGTTTTCTGTTCTTCTTACCCCTTTCATAAGTTGAAGATAGTCAATAATAATAAGTTGTATATTTTCTTTTGCTTTTAATCTTCTGGCTCTTGCTCTTAACTCAAAAACATTTAGAGAAGGAGCATCATCAATAAAAATTGGTGCTTTTTCAAGTCGCCCTGCTGAAAGAAGTAATTTTGTAATTTCTTTGTCAGAGAGAATTCCATCTCTTAATTTTTTATAATCAATCCTTGCTTCACAGCATAACATTCTCCCAACAAGTTGTTCTTTGCTCATTTCAAGAGAGAAAAATAAAATAGGAAAATTATCACCACTTGCAGCAAGATTTAGTGCTATATTTGTTGCAAGGGCTGTTTTTCCCATTGATGGTCTTGAAGCAATTATAATAAGTTCTGATGGATGTAGTCCACCTATATACTTATCTAAATCAAAATATCCAGTTGAAATACCTGTAACAAAACCCTTTTTATTCTGGATATTTTCAATAATATCAAGGTTTTCTTTTATAAGGTCTTTTAAAGGATATGCATATCTATCAATTTTATTTTGGCTGATTTCAAAAATAAGGGATTCTGCTTTATCTAATAACCTTTCAACATCCTCTACTCCATTTGATGCTTCTGTTATAATCTGAGTAGCATTTGAAATTAAACTTCTTAATATATATTGGTCTTTTACTATTTTGATATATTCTTCTATATGAGCAGAAGTAGGAACAAATTCTGCAATTTCTGTAATATATTCAACTCCTCCAATTTCATCTAAGGTTCCATCCTGTTTTAATTGATTTGTAAGAGTAATAATGTCACACTTCTCATTTCTCTCATAGAGTTTAATTATAGAAGAAAAAATTTGTTGATGAGATGAACTATAAAAAAAATCCTTTTTTAATGTCTCAAAAACCCTTATTCTTGCTTCTTCATCAATAAGCATACAACCTAAAAGTGCTTTTTCTGCATCAATATTTTGTGGAGGGATTTTTTCAATATTTAAATCTTTTTTTTTAGCACTCATATTAACCTCTCACTATCCAGACCTTAATTTCTCCTTCAACTTCATCTCCTAATTTCACAGGGATTTTATATCTTCCTAACTTTTTTATTGGTTCATCAAGAACTATCTGGTGTTTATCTATATCAATTTTAACTTGATTTTTTAATTCTTCTGAAATAATTTCAGAAGTAATTGCTCCAAAAAGTTTATCATCCTGTCCTGCTTTTGCTGTTATTGTTAAAGAAACATTACTTAACGCCTTTTTTGTATCAAGAGCCATCTTTTTTCTATTTTCTTTTTTTCTATTTTCTATTATTTCTTTTTCTTTAATCATTTTTATATTTTGGTCTGTTGCAGGAATAGCATATCCAGAAGGAATTAGAAAATTCCTTGCATATCCATCCTTTACATTTTTTATTTCTCTTGTCCTTCCTTTACCTGATAATTCTTTTATAAAAATTACTTTCATTTTTCATCCTTTTAAATTTTTACATATGGCAAAAGTCCAATAAATCTTGCCCTTTTTATCGCTTTTGTTAACATCCTTTGATGTTTTGCACATGTCCCTGTTAATTTTGATGATAAAATTTTCCCTCTTCCACTTATAAATCTTCTGAGTTTCCCTATATCCTTATAATCAATTTCTTTTACTTTTCCTTTACAAAATGCACATTGTCTATTCCTGGTTTTTACCATTTATTTCATCCTCCTTTTCTTCAATAATATCTACATTTGGTTTTTCAAGAAATTGAAAATTCTCAACAACTACTTCAAGAACTGACCTTTTTTCACTATCATTATTTTCCCATGTTCTATAATTTAACCTGCCTTCTGCAAAAATTAAATTTCCCTTTTTTAAAAATTCAGCAGCAACTTCTGCTCTTTTACCCCATACAACTAAATTCACATAACATGTTTCTTCTTTCTTTTCTCCTGTTTTTGCAGAATATTCTCTATTAACAGCAAGTCTACAAGTTGTTACTGCCTGTCCAGAAGAAGTGTATCTCAATTCAGGGTCTCTTGTAAGGCGTCCTATTAAAAATACTTTGTTAAGATTGGGATTCGGCATTTATAATTTCCTCATGTGGTAATATTTTCCTTCTTATAAGTAAATATCTTAAAATATTTTCTCTTAATTTTAGACTATCAATTGTCTCTTTTATTGTTCCAGGGGCAGTAAAATAAAAAACAAAATAAATACCTTCAGTTCTTTTTTTAATTGGATATGCAAGTATTTTTCTTCCTAAATTTTCTTTTTTGAAAATCTTTGCTCCTCCATTTACAAGTACTTTTTCAATATATTCAATTTCTTTTTCAACTTCATCATCTGGCAAATCACTTCTTAAAACAAAACATACCTCATATTTCCCTTCCATTTTCTCTCCTTTTATTATATTTTTATATATTATAAATTATTATGCCTAAAAGTCAACAGGAAAAAAATTAAATTTATTTCAAAACTAACTTTTTTACCATTACATTAAAAAAACATTTGCAAACTTATCTTATTTCATAATTTTATATCTACAGAAATTCTTTTTGAAATATAGTAAGGAGTAATAGATATTTCCCCTAATTTTGCTTCTTTCTCCCTTCCATCAACCATAACAGAAATTACATTTTCCTCTTTTATCAGGTCCTCATAAATATAGAAATCTTCCTGCCCTCCTTTTTCTGAATATCTCCCAATAAGAACACCGTTAAAGTAAATCAATGCTTTTTCACTTGTGTTTTTCAATGTTATCCTTAATGGTGAAATATAGTCAGGAATATTTTCTATTTTTACTTTTTTACGGAACCATATAAGAGAACCAGAAGCCCATTTTTCCTTATTTATTTCCACATCATCCCAATCTGAATCATCAAACTCTGGGCTAAAATAACCTCTTGTCTGTCCTTCAATACCCTCCCTTACCTGCCAGTTTTTATTTAAACAAACATCATAAGAAGTTATTTTTACTGTCCCATTAAGTCCATAATGAGTTCCCCATCGGTCTACTTTTATTCCAATAGTTATATAGTTTTTCCCTTTTTTAACTTTATTTGTCAGGTCAAAACTAAAAGGGAGAGAAAGAAAAGCATTTTCTTTAATACCGGAAAATTTACCATTAACAAATAAATAAATTTTTGCATTCATCCCACTTTCAAAATCAATAGAAATTCCTCTTTTTTCAAAGTCATCTGGTATTTCTACTTCTGTTCTGTACCAGGCAAAGCACTCTTCATAAGAATTTTTAAATAGACGGCTATCAAATTTTTTATCTACCCTTACTTTTTCCCAGGAACTATCATCAAATTCATCATTTATTTCTTCCATTTCTTCTCTTATAATTGCCCTTTCTGGATATGTATCTGGAATAAATTTCCTTCTCCACCACTTTAATTCTATACTTTTTTCTTCTGAAGAGAGATAAACAGGAGAATGAATTCCATTAAATGATTTTTCTCCAGAACAAACATGTCCTTCTGATTCAACAAGAACAATTAAAGAATTGTCTCCTTTTGATAGGTAAGATGATACTTCACATCTTAAATTATCTCTTCCGCTATTTACATACTTCCCATTTATATAAATACTTGCCTCATCTTGAAAACCAGTTAAAGTCAAATATAGGGGTTTTTTGACTTTTGATAAATTAAAATTACTTTTATAAATACTATACCCATTTTTCAAAAAACCATAATTTTCCAAGCATTCCAATGGTCTCCACTTCAACCATTTATCACTATTATTTTCTATATTTTCTTCCTTAACTTTCCATTTTCCAGAAAGTTCATAATGAATTTCTGGAAATTTATCTTCTGGAAGATTAATTTCAGTAATATTATTTTCTTCATAATAACTATACTCTATATTTTCATTATCAAGTTTAACTTCTAATGGTTTGAAAGGAATTTTCATCCAGTTTTTACCTTCTTTTACCTGAAAAACAAGATGAATATTATTTTCTCTTTCTTTTTCCTCTTCTAAAAAATAGATATTAGAAAAAATTGGATATTTTTTATTCTTATAGTTAAAAAACCATGTTTTTGAAGATATCTCTTTATCAATAATAATCAATTTAATGTCTCTTTCAACTACTATAAATTGGGGATTATTTTTATGAGTATAATTAACATTTTTAATATTTTCCCCTATTTTTAGAGATATTTCTCCGTCAATACCATCTTCTCTATAAAGAATAAGAATTTTTTCTTTACCATTATCTATGAAATAGAAAATTTCAGAAGTTGTATAAAGAAGAGTTAAATCATCAGAAAGTTTCAAATTCACAGGAATAATTGTTGCACTATAACCAGGTAGTTGATATTTATTTTTTGCTGGGAAAATGATATTTTTACCTGTCTCTGGGTCTTTAAAATTTATCTTGAATTCTTTATTCTTTCCATAGGTATTGGATAAAAACATAAAAACACTTTTATTGTTTTTACGCATAAAAATTTCTACTCCTTTTTCATTTACTGAACATTCTCCTTCTACTGGAATGGTTTCCAACAATGCCTCTTGAAAACACTCTAAGAAACCACCTATTCTTCTAACTATATAATATCGTTTATCAAGTTCTCCCCACTCTCTAATTGGCGCTTCATAATCATAACTTGTAGATATATCCCTTCCTGTCCAATATCCAATATTTGTTCCACCATGAAACATATATCTATTAAACCCTGATATACCAGCAGCAATCAGACATTTTAAATATACTTCATCTAATTCTGGTGGTTTATATCCATCAGAAAATGGCATCTGTCCATAAAATCTGCTATAAAAATGTGTTCCTACTTCTATTCCTAATGGCGGTTTGTCTGGTTGAGTTTTAAGTAAATTTCTAATTTTATTCATTACTTCAGAAATTACCCAGGAAAAATGATATGGGTCAGGTCCTTCAATTATATCCGTTCCTCTTATCCAGAAATTTTCATTTGTACAAATAGGAATATTTATTCCATCTTTTTCTACTATCTCTTTTAACTTTCTATGATAAGGAATATCTCCTACTTCAAATTCATTTTCTATTTGATAAAGAAATATCTTTCCTCCATTAGTAATTAGATGTGGTTTTATTATTTTATTCACTGTATTTAGATATTTTTTACAATATCCAATGTAATTTTGCTCTAATGACCTTAATTCACAATCTTTTGGAATGAGATAATTAGGCAACCCTCCAAAATCCCATTCTGAACAAATATATGGACCGGGACGGACAAAAATATAAAGCCCCACTTCTTCTGCTAAGGATAACCATCTATTAATGTCTCTATCTTTCTCAAATGAAAATTCTCCTTCTTTTCCCTCATGCCAGTTCCATGCAATATAAGTTCCTATAGTATTTAAAAAAGCCCTTTTACATTTCAAAAGTCGGTCTTTCCATTGACTTTCTGGAATTCTAAAATAATGTATCTCCCCACTATTTATAAAAACTCGTTTCCCATTAAATATAAAACTTTTTCCATCATAACTTATATTTTCATTTTTCATTTTTTCTCCAAAAGTTTTTTATAATTGTTTTTAAAAATAAAAAATTTTTACTTTATATTTATAACATCTTATTTAGGAAAAGAAATTTGTAAATATTTACTCAAGTCCGTTTATATTCTTAGGCACAAAGGCAAAGAGTAATCAGGAACTGGTCTTGCAATCAAATAGTTCCACAGGTTCGCCCGTTGGGTCCTCGCTTTTTGCTATGGATCTTGCGGACCAGATCATGTCCTGATATGAAAATCACCCCCCTCATCTATCTTCTCCCCTCCGCCACATTCGCCTATCATTGCGAATCCGACGAGCTTTTTGGCGGACCGCACGGCGGACAAAGACTGGGGAGAAGAACTTTTTCCTCTTATTACCCTCTACCTCCGCCACAATACTCGGCAGACAGGCACAGGGGAGAGGCTCGCCGTAGGGCTACGCCCGAGGAGCTGGAGTGAGGGGGCTTTTGTGCTTTTAAATTAATGTGGTTGAGTAAGTATTTACAGAAATTTATTCATCAAAAATGTATTTCAACAATATCTTTGTCTTCCAATATATAATCTCTTCCAATAACTATTGGAGTTTCTGTTTTTCCTCTCCACAGACGGGCATATTTGAAACTTTTAACCATGTCTTTATGTATTATTTCTGCAAGGTGTATAAGTTGACTTCCTTTTTTAATTGTATATGGATTTTCAATATCAGGTGATTTACCAGGTATTTTTGTATAAACCCTTATAATTTCTAAATGATTAAACATAATTTCAGGTAATTTTTCTATATTTATCTTTTCTTTTGCTGATATTTCAAAAAAATAAGGAATTTTATCTTTATATAATTCAACAAAAACATCCTTTATTTCTTTATGAGAAGAAACATCAATTTTGTTGCCAACCCATAAAATTTTATAAAAAAACTGGAATTCCCCCTCTTTTTTTACTTTGAATTTTTCTAAAACACCAATTGCATCTTCAATTTCTTCTATTAAATCATCAGATGAAAGGTCAAATAGAAAAAGTATTAAATTTGATTTTCTTATAAAATCCCCTACCCAATTATCGGTAAAATCCAAAGAAAGAGAAGGGAGTTCTATCATCTGTATTTTTATATCCTGATATTGAAGCATTCCAGGAATAGGGACAGTTGTTGTGAAAGGATAATCTGCTATTTCTGGTTTTGCCTTTGTAAGGGTTGTTAAAAGAGTTGATTTTCCTGAATTTGTAGGACCACATATTACTACCTGAGCATCCCCTTCTTTTGGTATTTGAGGAACTATTGATTTTTTAGCAGTTGATGGGCTTTTTTCCATCATCTTTTTATATTTTGAGATTTTACTTTTGATAAGTGCTTGAAGTTTTTCAGATGATTTATGTTTTGGCATTATAGATAGCATTTCTTCAAGAACTGCAATTTTTTCTTCTGGAGTTTTAACTTCTTTTAATTCCTTTTCTTTTTCGTGATATTGGGGTGGTAGATTAACGACCATTTTTATTTTTCAGAAACAATATTTCTTATGATAGGTAATAATTTTGATATATTATATGGTTTTGTTACATAAAAATCAGCACCAATTTCATACCCTGTTATTCTATCTGTATTTTCTGACTTTGCAGTTATCATTATAACAGGAACTTTTCTACTTAAAGGTCCTGATTTAATCTTTTTTAATA
It encodes:
- the dnaB gene encoding replicative DNA helicase codes for the protein MSAKKKDLNIEKIPPQNIDAEKALLGCMLIDEEARIRVFETLKKDFFYSSSHQQIFSSIIKLYERNEKCDIITLTNQLKQDGTLDEIGGVEYITEIAEFVPTSAHIEEYIKIVKDQYILRSLISNATQIITEASNGVEDVERLLDKAESLIFEISQNKIDRYAYPLKDLIKENLDIIENIQNKKGFVTGISTGYFDLDKYIGGLHPSELIIIASRPSMGKTALATNIALNLAASGDNFPILFFSLEMSKEQLVGRMLCCEARIDYKKLRDGILSDKEITKLLLSAGRLEKAPIFIDDAPSLNVFELRARARRLKAKENIQLIIIDYLQLMKGVRRTENRQQEITEISASLKSLARELNIPVIAISQLSRATEQREDKKPHLSDLRESGSIEQDADVVLLLYRDDYYKKEDSEKPGIVDLIIAKQRNGPTETVNLTFIKEYTRFENYTKRE
- the rplI gene encoding 50S ribosomal protein L9; amino-acid sequence: MKVIFIKELSGKGRTREIKNVKDGYARNFLIPSGYAIPATDQNIKMIKEKEIIENRKKENRKKMALDTKKALSNVSLTITAKAGQDDKLFGAITSEIISEELKNQVKIDIDKHQIVLDEPIKKLGRYKIPVKLGDEVEGEIKVWIVRG
- the rpsR gene encoding 30S ribosomal protein S18, which gives rise to MVKTRNRQCAFCKGKVKEIDYKDIGKLRRFISGRGKILSSKLTGTCAKHQRMLTKAIKRARFIGLLPYVKI
- the ssb gene encoding single-stranded DNA-binding protein produces the protein MPNPNLNKVFLIGRLTRDPELRYTSSGQAVTTCRLAVNREYSAKTGEKKEETCYVNLVVWGKRAEVAAEFLKKGNLIFAEGRLNYRTWENNDSEKRSVLEVVVENFQFLEKPNVDIIEEKEDEINGKNQE
- the rpsF gene encoding 30S ribosomal protein S6; translation: MEGKYEVCFVLRSDLPDDEVEKEIEYIEKVLVNGGAKIFKKENLGRKILAYPIKKRTEGIYFVFYFTAPGTIKETIDSLKLRENILRYLLIRRKILPHEEIINAESQS
- a CDS encoding beta-galactosidase, with the protein product MKNENISYDGKSFIFNGKRVFINSGEIHYFRIPESQWKDRLLKCKRAFLNTIGTYIAWNWHEGKEGEFSFEKDRDINRWLSLAEEVGLYIFVRPGPYICSEWDFGGLPNYLIPKDCELRSLEQNYIGYCKKYLNTVNKIIKPHLITNGGKIFLYQIENEFEVGDIPYHRKLKEIVEKDGINIPICTNENFWIRGTDIIEGPDPYHFSWVISEVMNKIRNLLKTQPDKPPLGIEVGTHFYSRFYGQMPFSDGYKPPELDEVYLKCLIAAGISGFNRYMFHGGTNIGYWTGRDISTSYDYEAPIREWGELDKRYYIVRRIGGFLECFQEALLETIPVEGECSVNEKGVEIFMRKNNKSVFMFLSNTYGKNKEFKINFKDPETGKNIIFPAKNKYQLPGYSATIIPVNLKLSDDLTLLYTTSEIFYFIDNGKEKILILYREDGIDGEISLKIGENIKNVNYTHKNNPQFIVVERDIKLIIIDKEISSKTWFFNYKNKKYPIFSNIYFLEEEKERENNIHLVFQVKEGKNWMKIPFKPLEVKLDNENIEYSYYEENNITEINLPEDKFPEIHYELSGKWKVKEENIENNSDKWLKWRPLECLENYGFLKNGYSIYKSNFNLSKVKKPLYLTLTGFQDEASIYINGKYVNSGRDNLRCEVSSYLSKGDNSLIVLVESEGHVCSGEKSFNGIHSPVYLSSEEKSIELKWWRRKFIPDTYPERAIIREEMEEINDEFDDSSWEKVRVDKKFDSRLFKNSYEECFAWYRTEVEIPDDFEKRGISIDFESGMNAKIYLFVNGKFSGIKENAFLSLPFSFDLTNKVKKGKNYITIGIKVDRWGTHYGLNGTVKITSYDVCLNKNWQVREGIEGQTRGYFSPEFDDSDWDDVEINKEKWASGSLIWFRKKVKIENIPDYISPLRITLKNTSEKALIYFNGVLIGRYSEKGGQEDFYIYEDLIKEENVISVMVDGREKEAKLGEISITPYYISKRISVDIKL